The Vicia villosa cultivar HV-30 ecotype Madison, WI unplaced genomic scaffold, Vvil1.0 ctg.000207F_1_1_1, whole genome shotgun sequence genome includes a window with the following:
- the LOC131625358 gene encoding pectin acetylesterase 8-like — protein MESTGLSQWLKLNLVVVMVLVFMKAEADYAPITILQNAVAKGAVCLDGSPPAYHLVRGYGTGINNWLVHIEGGGWCNDVTSCLARKTTRLGSSKEMNTSFPFSGILDDKKEFNPDFYNWNRIRVRYCDGSSFTGDVEEVDPKTQLHFRGARIFNAVVEDLLAKGMKNAQNAIFSGCSAGGLTALLHCDKFRALLPKEAKVKCLSDAGYFIHAKDLSGEPHIEEFFNQTVTLHGSAKNLPKSCTSKLKPELCFFPQYFASEITTPIFILNSPIDSWQIKNIFVTGNVDPKRYWHNCREDLNQCNPDQLNRVQDYRAEFLKALSVVRNSPSNGEFIDSCYLHCQTELPQLWQWSDSPLLANTTIAKAVADWFHDKNPFHQIDCPYPCNPTCHNRTSEPPKSSPIA, from the exons ATGGAGAGCACAGGATTAAGCCAATGGTTAAAGTTAAACCTTGTTGTTGTGATGGTTTTGGTATTTATGAAGGCAGAAGCTGATTATGCACCAATCACTATTCTCCAGAATGCAGTTGCAAAAGGAGCAG TATGTTTGGATGGCAGTCCACCAGCTTACCATTTAGTCAGAGGATATGGAACAGGAATTAACAATTGGTTAGTTCATATAGAG GGAGGAGGATGGTGCAACGATGTCACTTCATGCCTTGCTCGAAAGACTACTCGTTTAGGTTCATCTAAAGAAATGAATACTAGTTTTCCATTTTCAGGAATCTTAGATGACAAAAAAGAGTTTAATCCAG ATTTCTACAATTGGAATAGAATTAGGGTTAGATATTGTGATGGTTCATCTTTTACAGGCGATGTGGAAGAAGTCGATCCA AAAACTCAGTTGCACTTTAGAGGAGCAAGAATTTTCAATGCTGTCGTGGAGGATTTACTTGCAAAAGGAATGAAGAATGCTCAAAAT GCAATTTTCTCAGGATGTTCAGCCGGAGGATTAACTGCATTATTGCACTGTGATAAATTTCGAGCTCTTTTACCAAAAGAAGCTAAAGTGAAATGTCTTTCAGATGCTGGTTACTTCATACATGC AAAAGATTTATCCGGAGAACCGCACATTGAAGAGTTCTTCAATCAAACTGTTACATTACAT GGATCTGCGAAGAATTTGCCTAAATCATGCACTTCAAAACTCAAACCAGAGCTG TGCTTTTTTCCTCAATACTTTGCATCAGAGATCACTACACCTATATTCATTTTAAATTCTCCAATCGACTCATGGCAG ATTAAGAACATTTTCGTTACGGGTAATGTTGATCCTAAAAGATACTGGCATAACTGCAGGGAAGATTTAAACCAATGCAATCCTGATCAACTAAATCGAGTGCAAG ACTATAGGGCCGAATTCCTAAAAGCACTATCAGTTGTAAGAAACTCTCCATCCAATGGAGAATTTATAGACTCTTGCTATCTCCACTGCCAAACTGAACTGCCGCAATTATGGCAGTGGAGTGATTCTCCATTGTTGGCCAATACA ACCATTGCAAAGGCCGTGGCAGACTGGTTTCATGACAAAAATCCTTTCCATCAAATAGATTGTCCGTACCCTTGCAATCCAACTTGTCACAACCGCACTTCTGAACCTCCGAAAAGCAGTCCAATAGCATAG
- the LOC131625359 gene encoding protein FAR1-RELATED SEQUENCE 5-like, with the protein MTDIEDNSTIISSHDILETDCNIDYADIEIPINPPLEPYEGMEFMSIDDAKSYYTNAKRQKQLEKGDAQLMLSYFKDCQLKNPGFFYAFQMDVEGQLANCFWVDSRSRMAYKYFGDVVTFDPTYLTNRYKMPFVPFTGVNHHQQSILFGCALLWDETEDSFFWLLSTWVEATNGVCPKTIITDQDMAITNAVARVFPKVNHHYCMWHIQKKVPEYLNYIYHEHGEFKNQFHKCIHQSITVEEFDSDWEAMIDKYELQDNKWLEKIYFIREKWIPAFVRQDFCAGMSTTQRSESINSFFKDFLNSSTPLSKFVTQYEKALDARYNSERHKTFKTLNSKPLLRTLYPMEEEVSKIYTRKMFRIFQDELVSSQMFIAEKIDFSTEVSTYKVHEICKEKPNYHVTFNVISKEYVLRRWTINAKKEKSKGLAIQELHEGKNKDSSTSLFNSVMVHSLELSERASRSPKHHDIAIQALQNVIVELDQLDLEESKEGLNNSNIEVTSNLSNNNMTLRDPPVRATKGRPRTLRMKGSLELVKSVSSTCSYCKKKGHNKRKCPSLIQSRCNITNGQLSNTGAADAEDSSLIHSQKIVEKDVFPEAYEEAINKFGGIDNAAWWNEGIWCWNQLCLDVVPQSATTHQEAKISALLQDVMPSMSGDDEFNWLDYDGDGFTVKSSYELMDRTSSTYVFLLLSNVVRKRFVLFVMYFKPMRLDNIVG; encoded by the exons ATGACCGACATAGAAGATAATTCAACCATAATTAGCTCTCATGATATACTTGAAACTGATTGTAATATCGATTATGCTGATATTGAAATACCAATAAATCCCCCTTTAGAGCCTTACGAGGGTATGGAGTTTATGTCAATTGACGATGCAAAGAGCTATTACACAAA TGCAAAGAGACAGAAACAATTAGAAAAAGGAGATGCTCAATTGATGTTATCTTATTTTAAAGATTGCCAATTGAAGAATCCTGGATTTTTTTATGCATTTCAAATGGATGTAGAAGGACAATTAGCAAATTGTTTTTGGGTTGATTCAAGGTCTAGAATGGCTTACAAGTATTTTGGTGATGTGGTAACCTTTGATCCAACATACTTAACAAATAGATATAAAATGCCTTTTGTTCCATTCACTGGAGttaatcatcatcaacaatcAATTCTTTTTGGTTGTGCTCTACTGTGGGACGAAACTGAAGATAGTTTCTTTTGGTTGTTAAGTACTTGGGTAGAAGCAACGAATGGAGTTTGTCCTAAAACTATTATCACTGATCAAGACATGGCTATTACAAATGCAGTTGCAAGGGTGTTTCCAAAGGTTAATCATCATTATTGTATGTGGCACATTCAAAAGAAAGTCCCAGAATATTTGAACTATATTTATCACGAGCATGGTGAATTCAAAAATCAATTTCATAAGTGTATTCATCAATCTATCACTGTTGAAGAATTTGATTCTGACTGGGAAGCAATGATAGATAAGTATGAGTTGCAGGATAATAAGTGGTTAGAAAAGATATACTTTATACGAGAAAAATGGATTCCGGCTTTTGTACGTCAAGATTTCTGTGCTGGAATGTCTACCACCCAAAGGAGTGAAAGTATCAAtagtttttttaaagattttttgaaTTCAAGTACTCCATTGAGCAAATTTGTGACACAGTATGAAAAGGCTCTTGATGCACGATATAATAGTGAAAGACATAAGACTTTCAAAACATTGAATTCAAAACCCCTGTTGCGTACTTTATATCCTATGGAAGAAGAAGTCTCAAagatttatacaagaaaaatgTTTAGGATATTTCAAGATGAGTTGGTTAGCTCTCAGATGTTTATAgcggaaaaaattgatttttctacaGAAGTGTCGACATACAAGGTTCATGAAATTTGCAAAGAGAAGCCTAATTATCACGTGACTTTTAATGTTATTTCAAAAGAA TATGTTTTGCGTCGTTGGACTATAAATGCTAAGAAAGAAAAAAGTAAGGGATTGGCAATTCAAGAACTGCATGAAGGGAAAAACAAAGATTCCAGTACTTCTTTGTTTAATAGTGTTATGGTTCACTCTCTTGAACTATCTGAAAGAGCTTCTCGATCACCAAAACATCATGATATTGCAATTCAAGCTTTGCAAAACGTAATTGTGGAACTTGATCAATTGGATCTTGAAGAATCAAAAGAAGGACTTAATAACTCGAACATTGAAGTTACCTCAAATTTATCCAACAATAATATGACATTGCGTGATCCTCCAGTTAGAGCAACTAAAGGGAGGCCACGAACATTGCGAATGAAAGGAAGTTTGGAATTGGTCAAATCAGTTTCGTCTACTTGTAGTTATTGTAAGAAAAAAGGCCACAACAAACGTAAATGTCCAAGTTTAATTCAATCAAG gtgtaatatTACCAATGGTCAACTTTCAAATACTGGTGCTGCTGATGCTGAGGATTCTAGTTTGATTCACTCACAG AAAATTGTAGAGAAGG ACGTGTTTCCCGAAGCTTATGAGGAAGCAATTAACAAGTTCGGGGGCATTGATAACGCGGCCTGGTGGAATGAAGGCATTTGGTGCTGGAATCAGCTTTGTCTTGATGTTGTCCCGCAGTCTGCTACAACACATCAGGAGGCTAAAATCTCAGCGTTATTACAAGATGTCATGCCTTCGATGTCCGGTGATGACGAGTTCAATTGGTTGGATTATGATGGTGATGGTTTTACGGTTAAATCGAGTTATGAGCTGATGGATCGTACCAGTTCGACATATGTTTTTCTTCTATTATCAAATGTTGTACGCAAGCGGTTCGTTTTGTTTGTCATGTACTTCAAACCAATGAGATTGGACAATATTGTCGGCTAG